The nucleotide sequence GAGCATCTGGCCGCCGTGGCCTCCGGCTTCCACAGCCTCGCCAAGGGCGTCGGCCGCCACTTCGACGTCGGCCGGGTCCGTCAGACCATCGTCGAACTCGACGACGCCTTCCTGTTCGTCACCGCGGCGGGGGACGGTAGCTGTCTTGCCGTCCTCGCCGACGCCGACTCCGATGTGGGCCAGATAGCATACGAGATGACGCTGCTGGTCAAGCGGGTGGGCGTGCATCTGGGCTCGGCTCCGCGCTCCAGCGGGTGACGGAGGCCGGGGGAAGATGAGCGGAGACCCGGAAGGCGTCGCCCGGTGGTTCGACGACGCGGCGGGACCGGTGGTCAGACCTTATGCGATGACGCGGGGACGCACCCGCAGCGCCGCGGAGGAGAAGCTTGACCTGATCGCGGTCGTCGTCGCCGACAGCGCGAACCACCGGGCCGTCGCCGACCAGATGTTGTCCCCGGAGCACATCGACATCGTCGAGCTGAGCCGGGACAGTCCGCAGTCCGTCGCCGAACTGGCGGCGGAGCTCGACCTTCCGATCGGCGTGATCCGTGTGCTCATCGGCGATCTGCTCCACGCCGCACTCGTCCGAGTGTCTCGGCCCGTACCTCCGGCGGAACTGCCGGACGAGAGGATTCTGCGCGAGGTGATCAATGGGCTACGGGCACTCTGACCTGGTTCGCCCTCATATCGTCGAACCGGTCACGCTGAAGATACTGGTGGCGGGCGGCTTCGGGGTGGGCAAGACGACCCTGGTGGGGGCGGTCAGCGAGATCAGGCCGCTGCGCACCGAGGAACTGCTCACCGAGGCGGGCCGGCCGGTCGACGACATCGCGGGGGTGGAGTCCAAGACGACCACCACCGTCGCCATGGACTTCGGGCGCATCACGCTCCGCGAGGACCTGGTGCTGTATCTCTTCGGCACACCGGGACAGGACCGCTTCTGGTTCCTGTGGGACGAGCTGGCCACCGGCGCGCTGGGCGCGGTGGTGCTGGCCGACACCCGCCGTCTCGAGGACTGCTTCGCCGCCATCGACTACTTCGAACGGCGGGACATCGCCTTCACGGTGGCGGTCAACTGCTTCCAGGACGCCGACCGCTATCCGGAGGACTCGGTGCGCGACGCGCTCGACCTCGATCCGGGCACCCCGGTCGTCCTGTGTGACGCCCGGGAGCGCGAGTCGGTCAAGCATGTGCTGATCTCGGTGGTCGAGCACGCGATGCTGGCCACCGCACCCCGGGCCTGACCGCACGGCACGGCCCGTACCCCGCCGTCCGGGGTACGGGCCGCCGTTCGCGAGCGATGGCACCGTATGCGGCTCAGGAGCCTTCGGCCCGCTGCTCTTCCCTGTGCCAGCCGAAGCTGCGCTCCACCGCCATGCGCCAGTTGCCGTACTCGCGCGTCCTCTCCTCCTCGGACATCCCCGGGGTCCACTCGGTGTCCCGCTTCCAGTGGGCCCGCAGCTCGTCGAGGTCCTGCCAGGCGCCGGTGGCGAGCCCCGCCGCGTACGCCGCGCCCAGGCAGGTGGTCTCGGCGACCACCGGACGGATCACCGGGACGCCCAGCACATCGGCCTGATGCTGCATCAGCAGGCCGTTGGCCGTCATTCCGCCGTCGACCTTGAGCGAGCTGATCCGTACCCCGGAGTCCTGGTACATCGCGTCGACCACCTCACGCGTCTGCCAGCTGGTCGACTCCAGGACGGCACGGGCCAGATGCGCCTTGGTGACATAGCGGGTGAGGCCGGTGATCACGCCGCGGGCATCCGAGCGCCAGTACGGGGCGAACAGACCCGAGAAGGCCGGGACGATATACGCCCCGCCGTTGTCGTCCACGCTCGCGGCGAGCGGCTCGATCTCGTCGGCGGAGCGGATGATGCCCAGCTGATCGCGGAACCACTGCACCAGCGCGCCGGTGATCGCGATCGATCCCTCCAGGCAGTAGACGGGCCGCTCACCGCCGAGTTGGTAGCCCATCGTGGTCAGCAGCCCGCTCTTGGACGGCACCGGGCGGTCACCGGTGTTCAGCAGCAGGAAGCTGCCGGTGCCGTAGGTGTTCTTGGCCTCGCCGACGCCGTAGCAGGTCTGGCCGAAGACGGCGGCCTGCTGATCGCCGAGCGCGGAGGCCACCGGCACACCGGCCAGTTGCCCGACCGCCGTGCCGTACACCTCGGCGGAGGAGCGGATCTCCGGGAGCATCGCCTCGGGCAGGCCCATGGCGGCCAGGATCGAGGGGTCCCACTGGAGGGTCCGCAGATCCATCAGCAGCGTGCGTCCGGCGTTGGTCACATCGGTGACGTGCACTCCGCCGTCGGTGCCGCCGGTGAGGTTCCAGATCAGCCAGGAGTCGATGGTGCCGAAGGCGATCTCGCCCAGCTCGGCACGGTGGCGCAGCCCGGGGACGTGTTCCAGCAGCCAGGCGGCCTTGGGCCCGGAGAAGTAGCTGGCGAGCGGCAGTCCGGTGGTGTCCCGGAAGCGGTCCTGTCCCACCTCGCCGCCGAGTTCGTCGCACAGGCCGGAGGTGCGGGTGTCCTGCCAGACGATCGCGTTGTGCACCGGTTTGCCGGTGCGGCGGTCCCACAGGACCGTCGTCTCGCGCTGGTTGGTGATGCCCAGCGCGGTGAGCTGGTCGGCCCGCAGCCCCGCCTTTGCCAGCGCACCGGCCACCACGGCCTGCACCTTGGCCCAGATCTCGGTGGCGTCGTGCTCGACCCAGCCGGGTTTGGGAAAGATCTGACGGTGCTCGCGCTGGTCGACGGCGACGATCGCGCCGTCGTGGTCGAAGATGATGCAGCGGCTGGAGGTGGTGCCCTGGTCGATCGCGGCGACGTAGGTGTCCGTCGGATGCGGCATGGCGTCTCCTTCGGTCAGAAGGCTGCGTTGAAGACGAGACCCGCCAGCACGGCCCCGATCAGCGGGCCCACCACCGGGACCCAGGCATAACCCCAGTCCGAGGTCCCCTTGTTGGGGATGGGCAGCAGGGCGTGGGCGAGGCGTGGCCCGAGGTCGCGCGCCGGGTTGATGGCATAGCCGGTGGGCCCGCCCAGGGAGAGGCCGATGCCGACCACCAGGAACGCGACGAGCAGGACGGAGATGCCCGAGCCGAGGACCACGGTGCCGCCGCCGTCGGCGACCGGGCCGATCCCGATGCCGTCGACCTTGCCGAACGCGAGCAGCGGCAGCACCAGCGCGGCCGTCGCGATGATCTCGGTGACGAGGTTGGCCACCGGATTCCGGATCTCCGGAACGGTGGAGAAGACCCCGAGCGTGGGAAGGGCGTTCTTCTCGTCCGCGTTGGCGGCGAACTGCGCGTAGTACAGCGCCCAGGCCAGCACCGCGCCGATCACGGCGCCGATGAGCTGCCCGAGGATGTAGAGCGGCACCTTGTCCCAGTCGCCGGTGTCCACGGCGATGCCCACGGTCACCGCCGGATTGAGATGGGCTCCGGACAGCGGGGCGGCGGTGTAGGCGCCGGCCATGACGCCGAAGCCCCAGCCGAAGGCGATGACGATCCACCCCGACGCCTTGGCCTTGGAGTGGTTCAGCGTGACGGCGGCGCAGACGCCCGCCCCGAAGAGAATCAGTATCGCGGTGCCGATGACCTCACCGGTGAAGATGTCCCCATTGCTCATGTCGGCTCCTAGGACCTCGCCCGGGGCGGGTGGCCCCGGTCCTCCGTGCTGGGTCGTTTCGAGCGTGCGGGTGCATCGGAATCGCCCATGGGGGGTGAACGTCACAAGAGCCTGCGTGCGGCGACGCCGACTGACACCGCAGCAGTGTTCACCGGTGGTCAGGGGGCGTCAAGGTGATGGACGGCAACGGTGTTCGTGGCAACCGTAAGGACGTCGCCCTGGTACCGGCGGACGCTCGGGCACCGCTCAGCGCACCGCGACGACCGACGAGCCATGCCCGAACAGCCCCTGGTTCACGGTGATTCCGGCGCTCGCCCCCGCCACCTGCCGCCCGCCCGCCTGCCCCCGCAACTGCTGGGTCAGCTCGCATACCTGGGCGATGGCCTGCGCCGGAACCGCCTCGCCGAAGGACGCCAGCCCGCCGCTCGGGTTGACCGGAATCCGCCCGCCCAGTGCCGTCGCCCCCTCGCGCAGCAGCTTCGCGCCCTCCCCGGGCCCGCACAGTCCGAGGTCCTCGTACCACTCCAGCTCCAGGGCGGTGGACAGGTCGTACACCTCGGCCAGCGACAGATCCTCCGGCCCCAGCCCCGCCTCCTCGTACGCGGCCCGGGCGATGGAGGGCCGGAACGGATCGGACGCGGGGGAGCCCGGCGGGGCCGAGTCGGTGGCGATGTCCGGCAGATCCAGCGCGGTGCGCGGATGGCTGGGGGAGACGGACGAGACGGCGCGGATCCGCACCGGGCGGCTCATCCCGAGCCGTCGCGCCGTCTCCATGCTGCCGAGCACCAGCGCCGCCGCCCCGTCGGAGGTGGCGCAGATGTCCAGCAGCCGCAGGGGATCGGCGACCACCGGGGACGCGGCGACCTCCTCGGCGGTGACGGGGGAGCGGTAGCGGGCGTACGGATTGGCGGCGCCGGCGGCCGCGTTCTTCACCTTCACCCGCGCGAAGTCCTCGGCCGTGTCGCCGTACATCGCCATCCGGCGGCGGGCCCAGAGCGCGAAATAGGCGGGGTTGGTGGCGCCCAGCACCCGGAAGCGCAGCCAGTCCGGATCGTCCGGCCGCTCACCGCCCGCCGGGGCGAAGAAGCCCTTGGGCGCCGCGTCGGAGCCCACCACCAAAACCGTGTCCGCCATGCCGGACAGGATCTGGGCGCGGGCCGTGTCGATGGCCCGCGCGCCGGACGCACAGGCCGCGTACACGCTGGTGACCCGGGCGCCCTGCCAGCCCAGCGCCCGGGCGAAGGTCGCGCCCGCGACCTGCCCGGGATAGCCGCAGCGCACGGTATTGGCACCCACCACGGACTGGATCGCGGACCACTGGAGCCCGGCGTCCGCGAGCGCGGCCCGCGCCGCCTTCGTGCCGTACTCCACGAAGCTGCGGCCCCACTTCCCCCAGGGGTGCATCCCGGCGCCGAGCACCGCCACCTCACCGGTCATGACGCCTCCCCGGAGACGGGCCGCCAGTGCCAGGTGGTGAGGGTGTGCCCGCCCTCCTCGCCCAGCACCCCGGGCACCACCTCGACCTCCATCCCGACGGCCAGATCGGCCACGGTCACCCCGGGGGCGCCCTGCCCCAGCACCACCATCCGCTCGGCGGCCAGCTCCACGGCGATCAGTGTGTACGGCCGCCACTCGCCGTCGGGGCCGGACGGGTAGGGGGCGGGCGGCCGGTAGCGGCCGTCGGTGTAGGACCACACCCGGCCGCGCCGGGACAGCGGCACCTCCGTCAGCTCGGTGCCCGCGCAGCCCGGGGCGCGGCAGAAGACGTCCTCCCGCGGGAAATACACCGCCCCGCAGCCCCGGCAGCACGTCCCCAGCAGCCGGAACTCCCCGCCCTCGGAGCTGAACCACCCGTCGACCACGGGCACACGCGTGGGGGACACGACCCCTCCCGATACCTGGAAACTGACGATGTGTCAGAAGTGTGGCACGGGGACCGTAGCGCGCGTAACCCCGGTACAGTGACCGCGATCACGGTCCTGATCAGCCGAAGGGCGAGGGGAGCGGTCGGTGGCGGAGACACAGACGCAAGCCCGGGCCACGACGCGGACCGGCACGGCCGTCCGGCTCGAGGCCGTCACCAAGGACTTCGGCACGGTGCGCGCGGTGGACGCCGTCGACCTCACCGTCCACGGGGGCGAGTTCTTCACCCTGCTCGGCCCCTCCGGCTCGGGGAAGACCACGCTGCTGCGCCTGGTCGCGGGGTTCGAACAGCCCACCGGCGGCCGTATCGAACTCGCCGGAGACGACGTCACCGCGACCCCGCCCAACCGCCGCGATGTACACACCGTCTTCCAGGACTACGCGCTCTTCCCGCAGATGAGCGTCGAGCAGAACGTGGCCTACGCCCTGACCGTGCGCGGCGTCCGCAAGGCCGAGCGGCTCGCCCGCGCCCGCGAGGCGCTGACCACCGTACGGCTGGACGGCTTCGCCTCCCGCCGCCCCGCCGAGCTCTCCGGCGGCCAGCGCCAGCGCGTCGCCCTCGCCCGCGCCCTCGTCGACCGGCCCGCCGTGCTGCTGCTCGACGAACCGCTCGGCGCGCTCGACCTGGCGCTCCGGCAGGAGATGCAGACCGAGCTGAAGGAACTGCAGCGCACCACCGGCATCACCTTCCTCCTGGTCACCCATGACCAGGACGAGGCGCTGACCATGAGCGACCGCATCGCCGTCGTCCGCGACGGCCGCATCGAACAGACCGGTCCGCCGGTCGAGGTGTACGAACGCCCCGCCACCGCCTTCGTCGCGGGCTTCGTCGGCACTACCAACCTGCTGCGCGGCGAGGCCGCGGTCCGCGTCGTGGGCCGCCCCGGCACCTACTCCATCCGGCCCGAGCGGATCCTGCTCACCGACCCCGCAGAACCATCCGCCCGGCAGTCCGCCGAAGCGCCCGCCGACGGCCGGCGGACCGTCACGGGGCGCATCACCGATATCGTGCACGCCGGGGCGCACACCCGCTTCACCATCGTGCTTCCGCACGGCGACCGGCTCACCGTGCACCGCCAGAACCTCACCGGACTCCCCGAATCCGCCCGCCCGGACGGCGAGATCGGGCTCTCCTGGGACGAACGGGACGCCTTCCCCGTACCGAGTTGACCTTGTCATTGCCGACGGCACCCTGGCGGGGGCATACCGCCCGCCTGATACTGGCCGAGCCTCAAGTGCCAAGCGGGACGAGGAGGACCGGATGCGGAAACGGAAGATGTCTGCGTGGAGGTCCGCGGCCGCCATCTGCGCGCTGCTGCTGACCGCCGCCGGATGCGGCTCCGGAAACGACGACGACAAAGGCGGCCACGCACCCGACAAGCTCGGTAAGGGCGAAGGCAAGGTCAACATCATCGCCTGGGCCGGCTATGCCGAGGACGGCTCCAACGACCCCAAGGTCGACTGGGTCCACCCGTTCGAGAAGAAGACCGGCTGCCAGGTGAACACCAAGACGGCCGGTACCTCCGACGAGATGGTCTCGCTGATGAAGACCGGGCAGTACGACACGGTCTCCGCCTCCGGCGACGCCACCCTGCGCCTCATCGCCTCCGGCGACGCGGCCCCCGTCAACACCAAGCTGGTCCCGAACTACAGGGACATCTTCCCGGCCCTCAAACAGCAGCCGTTCAACTCCAAGGACGGCCGGATGTACGGCATTCCGCACGGCCGGGGCGCCAATCTCCTCATGTACCGCACCGACAAGGTCACCTCGGCCCCCGACTCCTGGCGCGCCGTCTTCGACGACGCCGCGCGGTACGACGGCCATGTCACCGCCTACGACTCGCCCATCTACATCGCCGACGCCGCGCTCTATCTGATGCAGGCCAAGCCCTCGCTCGGCATCAAGAACCCCTACGCGCTCGACCAGAAGCAACTCGACGCCGCAGTCGCCCTGCTGAAGAAGCAGCACAAGGCGGTGGGGGAGTACTGGAGCGACTACCAGAAGGAGATCACCGCCTTCAAGGGCGGCGACAGCGTCATCGGCACCACCTGGCAGGTCATCGCCAACCTCACCAAGGCCGAGAAGGCCCCCGTCAAGGCGGTGCTCCCCAAGGAGGGCGCCACCGGCTGGTCCGACACCTGGATGGTCTCCGCCAAGGCCGAGCACCCCAACTGCGCCTACAAGTGGCTGGACTGGATCGTCTCGCCCAAGGTCAACGCCCAGGTCGCCGAGTACTTCGGCGAGGCTCCGTCCAACCGTAAGGCGTGCGCCGAGACCTCCGCCCCCGACCACTGCGCGATCTTCCACGCGGACGACGAGAAGTACTTCCAGCGCGTCCACTTCTGGACCACGCCCATCAAACAGTGCCTTGACGGCCGTAAGGACGCCGACTGCACCGACTACGCCCAGTGGACCAGGGCCTGGACGGAGGTCAAGGGCTGAGATGCCCGCCGCGCCCACCCCAGGCTCGCGGCTGCGGCTGACCGCGCTCCTCGCCCCGCCCCTGCTCTGGCTGACCCTGGCCTATCTGGGCTCGCTCGCCGTCCTGCTGCTGTCGGCCTTCTGGGCCACCGACTCCTTCACCTCCGATGTCGTCCGCACGTGGAACACCGACAACTTCCACGAGCTGCTGACCACCCCCGTCTACCGCACCATCGCCCTGCGCACCCTGTCCATCGCGGCCGCCGTCACCGTCGTCGACGCGCTCCTCGCCCTGCCCATGGCCTTCTTCATGGCGCGGGTCGCGGGCCGGGGCTGGCGGCGGCCGCTGCTGGTCGCCGTGCTCACCCCGCTGTGGGCCGGCTATCTGGTCAAGGCGTACGCCTGGCGGGTCATGCTCGGCGAGAACGGCGTGGTGGGCGCCGCCCTCGCCCCGTTCGGGCTGCACGGACCCGGCTACGGCACCACCGCCGTCGTCATCGTGCTCGCCTACCTCTGGCTGCCCTACATGATCCTGCCGGTGTACGCGGCCCTCGAACGGCTCCCCGAGCGGATGCTGGAAGCCTCCGCCGACCTCGGCGCCGGCACCTGGCGCACCCTGCGCTCCGTCGTCCTGCCCGCCGTACGCCCCGCCGTGCTCGCCGGATCCGTCTTCACCTTCTCGCTCAGCCTGGGCGACTACCTCACCGTGCAGATCGTCGGCGGCAAGACCCAGTTGCTGGGCAATGTCATCGCCTCGCAGGTCACCCTGGACCTGCCAATGGCCGCAGCGCTCTCCGCCGTACCCGTGGTCCTCATCGTCTGCTATCTGGCCGCCGTACGCCGTGCGGGCGCCCTCGACTCGCTCTAGTCGCTCTAGTCGCTCCAGGAGGTGGACCCATGCGCATCTCGCGCACCGCCCGCGTGGCCCTCTGCTGTGTCACCGCGGCCGGCCTCGCGATCGTCTACGTCCCGCTGCTGCTGGTGCTGCTCAACTCCGTCAACACCGACCGCTCCTTCGGCTGGCCGCCCAGCGGCTTCACCGGCCGCTGGTGGCGGGCCGCCCTGCACAGCGAGGGCGCCCGCCAGGCCCTGCTCACCTCGCTCAAGGCCGGACTCGCCGCCACCGCGATCGCCCTGGTGCTCGGCACCCTGGCCGCGTACGCCGTCCACCGCCACCGCTTCTTCGGCCGGCGGACCGTGTCCTTCCTCCTCGTCCTGCCGATCGCGCTGCCCGGCATCGTCAGCGGCATCGCCCTCAACGCCGCCTTCCGCACCGTCCTCGACCCGATCGGCATCGGCTTCGGCCTGTTCACGGTGGTCGTCGGGCACGCCACGTTCTGCGTCGTCATCGTCTTCAACAACGTCGGCGCCCGGCTGCGCCGTATCGCGCCCTCCCTGGCCGAGGCGTCCGCGGACCTCGGGGCGCGCCCCTGGCAGACCTTCCGGTACGTCACCTTCCCCGCCATGCGCTCGGCGCTCTTCGCGGGCGGGCTGCTGGCCTTCGCGCTCTCCTTCGACGAGATCGTCGTCACGACCTTCACCGCCGGGCCCGGCACCCGCACCCTGCCCATCTGGATCTACGAGAACCTGGCCCGCCCCCACCAGGCCCCCGTCGTCAACGTCGTCGCCGCGCTCCTCATCCTGGCGTCCGTGATCCCCGTGTACATCGCCCAGCGGCTGTCCTCGGACACCGCGGGGGGACGGCTGTGAGGCTCAGCCGGTCAGCGAGCGGCGCGAGACCGGAAAGTCGAAGTAGGTGTCCGGGAACAGCTCCGGCTGGTACGTGTAGTGCCACCATTCCTCGGCCAGATTGACGAAACCGAGCTTCTCCAACGTCCCCTTGAGCAGCAGCCGGTTGGCCCGCTGCACGCCCTTGATCCGCGGATCGAGCGTATGCGAGAGCGTGTCGAAACAGTCGTACCCGGTCCCCATGTCCACCGAGTTGTCCGGGAAGCGGTCCTTCTTGGCCGCGTAGCACGGCACCAGCTTCTCGCCCGGCACATAGGGCCGGGTGGGCAGCGCGGGCAGCCGCACGATCGTCAGGTCCATGGTGCTGCCCCGGCTGTGCCCCGACTTCTCCGCGATATAGCCGTCCTCGAACAGCCGGGTCTTGTCGACCTCCGGATAGAACTCGCCCTTCATCCGCTGATCGCCGAGGTCCTTGGCCCACTCCACGAAGTCGTTCACCGCGCGCTGCGGCCTATAGCAGTCGTACACCTTCAACGTATAGCCGCGCCGCAGGAGTTGCCGCTGCGCCCGGTGCAGCGCCACGGCGGCCGGGCGGGTCAGAACGCACATCGGCCGGCGGTAGCCATCCACCGGATCGCCGGTGAAGTTATGCGGCGTGAAGTAGCGGATCTCCTGCAGGATCGTCGGATCCACGTCGCTGAGGGCCACGAACTCCTTCGGAGCCTTCGGCTCCGGCTTCGCCTGCGCCGGAGCGGACGGAGCGACGGCCAGCAGAGCGGCAACGGGCAGAGCGAGCGCACGCAGCGCGACGGCGAGTCTTGGCATGCCCATCACTTATCCCACCCCCCGAAGCGAAAACAAGCCCGCGGCCACAAGCCCGCCTCGCGGGGGATCCGCCGGCGCCCGTGGCGCGGGGCCTCCGCGCGGATCGCCCACGCCCCCTCAACTCATGCGACGCGGCGGCTTGCCCTCCTCCGGCGGTGCCTCACCCCGTATCCGCACCGGATATCCCACCTCGCCACCGCCCTCCCGCTCTATCGTCAGCGCACCGTCCCGCAGCCGGGTGGCGAACCGCAGCAGTTCCGGCTTCTCCCAGCCGTCGCCCGTCTCCACGGCCAGCGCGCCCGCCCCCGCGCCCTTACGGCCCTGGCACGGTGTCCATACCTCCAGCTCCACCCCGCCGTCCGGCCCCGCCACCGGAACCACCGAACCGGCCCGGGCCAGTACCGGGATGCCCGACAGCGGGGCGTCCAGCACCACCTTGCCCGGGCCGTCGTACGCCCGGCCGGTCACCGTGTCGTACCAGCGGCCGCGCGGCAGCCGTACCGGCCGCCGGCGGGCGCCCTCCTCCAGGACCGGCGCCACCAGCAGCGCGTCGCCCAGCAGAAAGGCGTCCTCGCAGTCGCGCAGCGCGCGGTCCTTGGGTGTCCGCCACCATACGGGGCGGACATACGGGGCGCCGGTGCGCGCGGCCAGCTGCGCCAGCGTTGTGAAGTAGGGCATCAGCCGCTGCCGTTCGCGCAGCGCCGCCGCCGCGTGCTCCAGCACCTCCGAGCCGAACTCCCACGGCTCCCGCCGCCCCGCCGAGATCGCCGAATGGGTGCGGAACAGCGGCAGATACGCGCCCAGTTGGAACCAGCGCAGATACAGCTCCGGCGACGGAAAGCCGGTGAAGCCGCCGATGTCGGGCCCCGAATACGGCACCCCGGACAGGCCCAGCCCGATCACCAGCGACAGTGAGGCCCGCAGCCCCGCCCAGCCCGTGGCCACATCGCCGGACCAACTGCCCCCGTACCGCTGCAGCCCCGCCCACCCCGAGCGCGAGAAGAGAAACGGCCGCTCGTCGGGGCGCAGCTCGCACAGCCCTTCG is from Streptomyces hygroscopicus and encodes:
- a CDS encoding D-alanyl-D-alanine dipeptidase, whose product is MGMPRLAVALRALALPVAALLAVAPSAPAQAKPEPKAPKEFVALSDVDPTILQEIRYFTPHNFTGDPVDGYRRPMCVLTRPAAVALHRAQRQLLRRGYTLKVYDCYRPQRAVNDFVEWAKDLGDQRMKGEFYPEVDKTRLFEDGYIAEKSGHSRGSTMDLTIVRLPALPTRPYVPGEKLVPCYAAKKDRFPDNSVDMGTGYDCFDTLSHTLDPRIKGVQRANRLLLKGTLEKLGFVNLAEEWWHYTYQPELFPDTYFDFPVSRRSLTG
- a CDS encoding spermidine/putrescine ABC transporter permease → MRISRTARVALCCVTAAGLAIVYVPLLLVLLNSVNTDRSFGWPPSGFTGRWWRAALHSEGARQALLTSLKAGLAATAIALVLGTLAAYAVHRHRFFGRRTVSFLLVLPIALPGIVSGIALNAAFRTVLDPIGIGFGLFTVVVGHATFCVVIVFNNVGARLRRIAPSLAEASADLGARPWQTFRYVTFPAMRSALFAGGLLAFALSFDEIVVTTFTAGPGTRTLPIWIYENLARPHQAPVVNVVAALLILASVIPVYIAQRLSSDTAGGRL
- a CDS encoding ATP-binding protein; this translates as MGYGHSDLVRPHIVEPVTLKILVAGGFGVGKTTLVGAVSEIRPLRTEELLTEAGRPVDDIAGVESKTTTTVAMDFGRITLREDLVLYLFGTPGQDRFWFLWDELATGALGAVVLADTRRLEDCFAAIDYFERRDIAFTVAVNCFQDADRYPEDSVRDALDLDPGTPVVLCDARERESVKHVLISVVEHAMLATAPRA
- a CDS encoding spermidine/putrescine ABC transporter ATP-binding protein, which codes for MAETQTQARATTRTGTAVRLEAVTKDFGTVRAVDAVDLTVHGGEFFTLLGPSGSGKTTLLRLVAGFEQPTGGRIELAGDDVTATPPNRRDVHTVFQDYALFPQMSVEQNVAYALTVRGVRKAERLARAREALTTVRLDGFASRRPAELSGGQRQRVALARALVDRPAVLLLDEPLGALDLALRQEMQTELKELQRTTGITFLLVTHDQDEALTMSDRIAVVRDGRIEQTGPPVEVYERPATAFVAGFVGTTNLLRGEAAVRVVGRPGTYSIRPERILLTDPAEPSARQSAEAPADGRRTVTGRITDIVHAGAHTRFTIVLPHGDRLTVHRQNLTGLPESARPDGEIGLSWDERDAFPVPS
- a CDS encoding 3-oxoacyl-ACP synthase is translated as MTGEVAVLGAGMHPWGKWGRSFVEYGTKAARAALADAGLQWSAIQSVVGANTVRCGYPGQVAGATFARALGWQGARVTSVYAACASGARAIDTARAQILSGMADTVLVVGSDAAPKGFFAPAGGERPDDPDWLRFRVLGATNPAYFALWARRRMAMYGDTAEDFARVKVKNAAAGAANPYARYRSPVTAEEVAASPVVADPLRLLDICATSDGAAALVLGSMETARRLGMSRPVRIRAVSSVSPSHPRTALDLPDIATDSAPPGSPASDPFRPSIARAAYEEAGLGPEDLSLAEVYDLSTALELEWYEDLGLCGPGEGAKLLREGATALGGRIPVNPSGGLASFGEAVPAQAIAQVCELTQQLRGQAGGRQVAGASAGITVNQGLFGHGSSVVAVR
- a CDS encoding dynein regulation protein LC7 → MTASNAAASNGSPNGSGELNWLLDELVGRVGSIRKALVLSGDGLATGGSRDLSREDGEHLAAVASGFHSLAKGVGRHFDVGRVRQTIVELDDAFLFVTAAGDGSCLAVLADADSDVGQIAYEMTLLVKRVGVHLGSAPRSSG
- a CDS encoding glycerol kinase, with translation MPHPTDTYVAAIDQGTTSSRCIIFDHDGAIVAVDQREHRQIFPKPGWVEHDATEIWAKVQAVVAGALAKAGLRADQLTALGITNQRETTVLWDRRTGKPVHNAIVWQDTRTSGLCDELGGEVGQDRFRDTTGLPLASYFSGPKAAWLLEHVPGLRHRAELGEIAFGTIDSWLIWNLTGGTDGGVHVTDVTNAGRTLLMDLRTLQWDPSILAAMGLPEAMLPEIRSSAEVYGTAVGQLAGVPVASALGDQQAAVFGQTCYGVGEAKNTYGTGSFLLLNTGDRPVPSKSGLLTTMGYQLGGERPVYCLEGSIAITGALVQWFRDQLGIIRSADEIEPLAASVDDNGGAYIVPAFSGLFAPYWRSDARGVITGLTRYVTKAHLARAVLESTSWQTREVVDAMYQDSGVRISSLKVDGGMTANGLLMQHQADVLGVPVIRPVVAETTCLGAAYAAGLATGAWQDLDELRAHWKRDTEWTPGMSEEERTREYGNWRMAVERSFGWHREEQRAEGS
- a CDS encoding spermidine/putrescine ABC transporter substrate-binding protein, translated to MRKRKMSAWRSAAAICALLLTAAGCGSGNDDDKGGHAPDKLGKGEGKVNIIAWAGYAEDGSNDPKVDWVHPFEKKTGCQVNTKTAGTSDEMVSLMKTGQYDTVSASGDATLRLIASGDAAPVNTKLVPNYRDIFPALKQQPFNSKDGRMYGIPHGRGANLLMYRTDKVTSAPDSWRAVFDDAARYDGHVTAYDSPIYIADAALYLMQAKPSLGIKNPYALDQKQLDAAVALLKKQHKAVGEYWSDYQKEITAFKGGDSVIGTTWQVIANLTKAEKAPVKAVLPKEGATGWSDTWMVSAKAEHPNCAYKWLDWIVSPKVNAQVAEYFGEAPSNRKACAETSAPDHCAIFHADDEKYFQRVHFWTTPIKQCLDGRKDADCTDYAQWTRAWTEVKG
- a CDS encoding glycerol transporter, whose protein sequence is MSNGDIFTGEVIGTAILILFGAGVCAAVTLNHSKAKASGWIVIAFGWGFGVMAGAYTAAPLSGAHLNPAVTVGIAVDTGDWDKVPLYILGQLIGAVIGAVLAWALYYAQFAANADEKNALPTLGVFSTVPEIRNPVANLVTEIIATAALVLPLLAFGKVDGIGIGPVADGGGTVVLGSGISVLLVAFLVVGIGLSLGGPTGYAINPARDLGPRLAHALLPIPNKGTSDWGYAWVPVVGPLIGAVLAGLVFNAAF
- a CDS encoding spermidine/putrescine ABC transporter permease, translated to MPAAPTPGSRLRLTALLAPPLLWLTLAYLGSLAVLLLSAFWATDSFTSDVVRTWNTDNFHELLTTPVYRTIALRTLSIAAAVTVVDALLALPMAFFMARVAGRGWRRPLLVAVLTPLWAGYLVKAYAWRVMLGENGVVGAALAPFGLHGPGYGTTAVVIVLAYLWLPYMILPVYAALERLPERMLEASADLGAGTWRTLRSVVLPAVRPAVLAGSVFTFSLSLGDYLTVQIVGGKTQLLGNVIASQVTLDLPMAAALSAVPVVLIVCYLAAVRRAGALDSL